A window of Dehalococcoidia bacterium contains these coding sequences:
- a CDS encoding serine hydrolase, protein MIRPKASRLALLFLPVLALILFAACSDNEDESTAPAAATATTPAYSITWPADDWETSEPETEGMDGDRLDGVADYCDEHGCRAVVIVRHGRIVWERYWDGWDKDSTDNSWSMAKSITSALVGIAIAEGKIEGLGQPAVDFIPEWRGTDREKITLGHLLSMSSGLSWSMIYDPPTGDTINMLRSDDAAGYAISRPLYREPGSDWYYSDGDAQSWARILEAATGMNAAAYAEEALFGPIGIESADWKTDTLGQPLTFCCVFATARDFARFGYLFLRDGKWGDEQVVPESWVEASVRPSQMENPNYGLYWWLWDFPGVPEDAFMAMGFQTKRIYVIPSLDIVAVRLGEGDDEGWSDADFLRPIVEAAASG, encoded by the coding sequence ATGATACGGCCGAAAGCGTCCCGACTGGCCCTGCTGTTTCTCCCCGTCCTTGCACTTATCTTGTTCGCAGCCTGCAGCGACAACGAGGACGAGTCGACGGCGCCGGCCGCCGCTACCGCCACTACGCCCGCGTACTCGATCACGTGGCCCGCCGACGACTGGGAGACTTCGGAGCCGGAGACGGAGGGCATGGACGGCGACAGGCTGGACGGGGTGGCCGACTACTGCGACGAGCACGGCTGCCGCGCCGTCGTAATCGTCCGGCACGGGCGCATCGTGTGGGAGCGTTATTGGGACGGCTGGGACAAGGACTCCACCGACAATAGCTGGTCGATGGCCAAGAGCATCACCAGCGCGCTTGTGGGCATCGCCATCGCCGAAGGGAAGATCGAAGGGCTGGGCCAGCCCGCCGTCGACTTCATCCCCGAGTGGCGGGGAACGGATAGGGAGAAGATTACCCTGGGGCACCTGCTGTCGATGTCCTCCGGCCTCTCCTGGAGCATGATATACGACCCGCCAACCGGCGACACGATCAACATGCTGCGCAGTGACGACGCCGCGGGCTACGCCATCAGCCGTCCGCTCTACCGCGAGCCCGGCTCCGACTGGTACTACTCCGACGGCGACGCCCAGAGCTGGGCGCGCATTCTGGAAGCGGCCACGGGCATGAACGCCGCCGCGTACGCTGAGGAGGCGCTTTTCGGGCCCATCGGCATCGAGAGCGCCGACTGGAAGACCGACACGCTCGGCCAGCCGTTAACGTTTTGCTGCGTCTTCGCCACGGCGAGGGACTTCGCGCGCTTCGGGTACCTGTTCCTGCGCGACGGCAAGTGGGGGGACGAGCAGGTCGTGCCGGAGAGCTGGGTGGAGGCGTCGGTCCGGCCGTCGCAAATGGAGAACCCGAACTACGGCCTGTACTGGTGGCTGTGGGACTTCCCGGGAGTGCCTGAGGACGCGTTTATGGCGATGGGCTTCCAGACGAAGCGCATTTACGTGATCCCAAGCCTGGACATCGTCGCCGTGCGGCTGGGCGAGGGCGACGACGAAGGCTGGAGCGACGCCGATTTCCTGCGACCGATTGTCGAGGCGGCGGCAAGCGGGTAG
- a CDS encoding GNAT family N-acetyltransferase → MHIVREARPDDNDALIEMELGAPLDLGDRLLFFDRAPNFFVHQEMQEHGHVVVAEEDGDLIGVVAGAWHDALVEGQRRRLLYIHQGRILPEYRRRHVATDLVLKNIALTMDANVDTPYWLISPDNKTSLAFGERLNMESWPAQGRLDAFDVTAAGQTADEHVKAVGLDESRCIVDLINRTHAGREMFMPYTTEFLARRLSLSPTYGWRHWRGYWLGGELVAAAGFWDFGCCLKIIERLKATGEEHVSAPAFVLDYGYAEGHEEAMLAVFLELMKLAADRGRNELMVSLAVEGRLFGLMEPLPHSTTLFQIIAPGIPTPAAIERSVYLDPVYV, encoded by the coding sequence GTGCATATCGTCAGAGAAGCCCGACCGGACGACAACGACGCCCTCATCGAAATGGAGCTGGGCGCCCCGCTCGACCTCGGCGACCGGTTGCTGTTCTTCGATCGCGCGCCCAATTTCTTTGTTCACCAGGAGATGCAGGAGCACGGACACGTCGTCGTGGCGGAGGAGGACGGCGACCTCATCGGCGTGGTGGCGGGCGCCTGGCACGACGCGTTGGTCGAGGGGCAGCGGCGGCGCCTGCTGTATATCCACCAGGGCCGCATCCTTCCCGAATACCGGCGCCGCCACGTAGCCACCGATCTCGTTCTGAAGAACATCGCGCTGACAATGGACGCCAACGTCGACACGCCTTACTGGCTCATCAGCCCCGACAACAAGACGTCGCTCGCGTTTGGGGAGCGCCTGAACATGGAAAGCTGGCCCGCCCAGGGCCGGCTCGATGCCTTCGACGTGACGGCCGCGGGGCAAACGGCGGACGAACACGTGAAAGCGGTCGGCCTCGACGAGTCGCGCTGCATCGTCGACCTGATAAACCGCACGCACGCCGGCCGCGAGATGTTCATGCCCTACACCACCGAGTTCCTCGCGCGGCGTCTCAGCCTCAGCCCGACTTACGGCTGGCGTCACTGGCGCGGCTACTGGCTGGGCGGAGAGCTGGTGGCCGCCGCCGGCTTCTGGGACTTCGGCTGCTGCCTGAAAATCATCGAGCGGCTCAAGGCGACGGGCGAAGAGCACGTCTCCGCGCCCGCATTCGTGCTCGACTACGGCTACGCTGAAGGCCACGAAGAGGCGATGCTGGCGGTGTTCCTGGAGCTGATGAAGCTCGCGGCTGACCGCGGCCGAAACGAGCTTATGGTCTCGCTGGCGGTGGAGGGCCGCCTGTTTGGCCTGATGGAGCCGCTGCCCCACTCGACGACGCTCTTCCAGATCATCGCGCCCGGAATTCCCACGCCCGCGGCCATCGAGCGCTCTGTCTACCTCGACCCAGTCTACGTGTGA
- a CDS encoding FtsX-like permease family protein, which translates to MDSLFGIPMNSIMIAMIVLLAIALFTVAFTAFRNRVMFLIGLRNIPRRVAQTVLIIIGLMLSTLIVSAAFTTGDTVDHTITKTAYDVLGHVDEIVQFETQAEGVAFAGSDLTIPSAVVDDLEAVTSADPDIDGMAPVLLERVPAVNEETRLSIPNVGMVGLDPERMEAFPDVVSLDGRTLRVGDLAEDEVYLNESAADELDVQAGDTVTVYFRGEPLRFRVAEVVQDKAVTGAVGFESRSGIAARLDVLQRLFGREGNVDFVVISNTGGVRDSVGVTDQVVERLETAIEQQRLDLTVEPTKQENLEFAEEFGNGIMTFFIILGLFSIAAGILLIIMIFVMLAAERKTEMGISRAVGTKRRHLVQMFMSEGMGYNLLSAAVGVMLGVLVSLLLTGVMAAVFSEFDISVEPNVTARSLIISYSLGVVMTFLTVVFASWRASSLNIVRAIRDLPEPESRPGWRTLLSAIVLILFGAFLMFTGVSVEQLFPYAFGFSLIMFAVAIGGRYARLPERPLFTATGLILLVWWLLGAGGHLPEFLTANREMAGGVEIFFLSGITMVAAATFVIVYNADLLLHFFTLLGSRMTRILPALKTAVAYPLASKFRTGMTMAMIALVVFALTMMSAMNANFDRLFLSEESRGGWDIEVIENPNNPLGDLRAALEAEGSVNTDAFADVGRLDIAQPFATELRQRGQEEFSFFVVKGADEEFLADTRLGLQARARGYVSDEAVWQAVRSNRNLAVIDNSAIPQDFGFGGGMEIFRLDGIDAQTTEFDPITIQVRDRATAVVGEVTLVGVLNVGATGMGPFSTFGGLITSQRFIQEVFGQPEYSTYVIRLSDPGAAEDTAKAIEAALFTSGAQASSIKAERESDQALFRGLQYLMQGFMGLGLIVGIAAVGVIAFRTVVERRQQIGMLRAIGYSRGTVALSLLMESSFVTLLGILSGLGLAILLSYFLITSDEFAATGIKGFYIPWLELSFICLFAYIASLVMTFIPSRQAAGIPIAEALRYE; encoded by the coding sequence GTGGACAGTCTCTTCGGCATTCCGATGAACTCGATCATGATCGCCATGATCGTCCTCCTCGCGATCGCGCTCTTCACCGTCGCTTTCACAGCGTTCCGCAATCGCGTCATGTTCCTCATCGGACTGCGCAACATACCGCGGCGCGTGGCCCAAACCGTGCTGATAATCATCGGGCTCATGCTCAGCACCCTTATCGTCTCTGCCGCCTTCACCACCGGCGACACGGTCGACCACACGATCACCAAGACGGCATACGACGTCCTGGGGCACGTCGACGAGATCGTGCAGTTCGAGACGCAGGCGGAAGGCGTCGCCTTCGCCGGAAGCGATCTGACGATCCCCAGCGCCGTCGTCGATGACCTGGAGGCGGTCACAAGCGCCGACCCGGACATCGACGGCATGGCGCCGGTGCTGCTCGAGCGGGTACCGGCGGTGAACGAGGAGACGCGGCTCTCGATACCGAACGTGGGAATGGTCGGTCTCGATCCCGAGCGCATGGAGGCGTTCCCCGACGTCGTCTCCCTCGACGGTCGAACCCTCCGCGTGGGCGATCTCGCCGAAGACGAAGTCTACCTCAACGAGAGCGCGGCCGACGAACTGGACGTGCAAGCCGGCGACACGGTCACCGTCTACTTCAGAGGCGAGCCGCTGCGCTTCCGCGTCGCCGAAGTCGTCCAGGACAAGGCGGTGACGGGCGCCGTGGGCTTCGAGTCGAGGAGCGGAATAGCCGCGCGGCTGGACGTGCTTCAGCGTCTCTTCGGGCGCGAGGGCAACGTCGATTTCGTTGTCATCTCGAACACCGGCGGTGTCCGCGACTCCGTCGGCGTGACCGATCAGGTGGTCGAGAGGCTGGAGACGGCTATCGAGCAGCAGCGGCTCGATCTCACGGTGGAGCCGACGAAGCAGGAGAACCTGGAGTTCGCCGAGGAGTTCGGCAACGGAATAATGACCTTCTTCATCATCCTGGGGCTGTTCTCCATAGCGGCGGGCATCCTGCTCATCATCATGATCTTCGTGATGCTCGCAGCCGAGCGAAAGACGGAGATGGGCATATCGCGAGCGGTGGGCACGAAGCGCCGCCACCTGGTGCAGATGTTCATGTCGGAGGGCATGGGCTACAACCTGCTGTCGGCGGCGGTAGGCGTGATGCTGGGCGTCCTCGTGTCGCTGCTGCTTACCGGCGTGATGGCCGCAGTCTTCTCCGAGTTCGACATCAGCGTCGAGCCGAACGTGACCGCCCGCAGCCTCATCATCTCGTATTCTCTCGGCGTGGTGATGACGTTCCTGACCGTCGTCTTCGCCTCATGGCGGGCGAGCAGCCTCAACATCGTGCGCGCCATCCGCGACCTGCCGGAGCCGGAATCGCGGCCGGGCTGGCGGACCCTCCTCTCCGCCATTGTCCTCATCCTCTTCGGGGCGTTCCTGATGTTCACGGGCGTCTCAGTCGAGCAGCTATTCCCGTACGCCTTCGGCTTCTCGCTAATCATGTTCGCGGTCGCTATCGGCGGACGCTACGCGCGGCTGCCGGAACGGCCTTTATTCACGGCCACGGGGCTCATCCTGCTCGTGTGGTGGCTCCTGGGAGCGGGCGGCCACCTGCCTGAATTCCTGACTGCCAACCGTGAGATGGCCGGCGGGGTAGAGATATTTTTCTTGAGCGGGATCACAATGGTCGCCGCCGCCACTTTCGTTATCGTCTACAACGCCGACCTTCTCCTCCACTTCTTCACGCTGCTGGGGAGCCGGATGACACGCATACTCCCCGCGTTGAAGACGGCCGTGGCATACCCGCTGGCGAGCAAATTCCGTACCGGCATGACAATGGCCATGATCGCGCTCGTTGTCTTCGCTCTGACGATGATGTCGGCAATGAACGCGAATTTCGACCGGCTATTCCTGAGCGAGGAGTCGCGCGGCGGCTGGGACATCGAAGTCATCGAAAACCCGAACAACCCCCTGGGCGACCTGCGCGCGGCCCTGGAGGCGGAGGGCTCCGTCAACACCGACGCCTTCGCCGACGTCGGCAGGCTGGACATCGCGCAGCCCTTCGCTACGGAGTTGCGGCAGAGGGGGCAGGAGGAATTCAGCTTCTTCGTGGTGAAGGGCGCGGACGAGGAGTTCCTCGCAGATACGAGGCTGGGGCTACAGGCGCGCGCCAGGGGCTACGTCAGCGACGAAGCAGTGTGGCAGGCCGTGCGGTCGAACCGCAACCTGGCGGTAATCGACAACAGCGCGATACCACAGGACTTCGGGTTCGGCGGCGGGATGGAAATCTTCCGGCTTGATGGCATCGACGCCCAGACCACCGAATTCGATCCCATTACCATCCAGGTGCGCGACAGGGCGACGGCAGTGGTCGGCGAGGTGACGCTCGTGGGCGTCCTCAACGTCGGCGCCACGGGAATGGGCCCTTTCTCCACCTTCGGCGGCCTCATTACTTCCCAGCGCTTCATCCAGGAGGTCTTCGGGCAGCCGGAGTACTCGACCTATGTGATCAGGCTCTCCGACCCGGGGGCTGCCGAGGACACGGCGAAGGCAATCGAAGCGGCGCTGTTCACGTCCGGGGCGCAGGCGTCTTCCATCAAGGCGGAGCGCGAGAGCGACCAGGCGCTCTTCCGGGGGCTGCAGTACCTGATGCAGGGCTTCATGGGCCTTGGCCTGATTGTGGGGATTGCCGCCGTTGGCGTCATCGCCTTCCGAACCGTGGTGGAGCGAAGACAGCAGATCGGGATGCTGCGGGCGATAGGTTACTCGCGCGGCACCGTGGCGCTGAGCCTCCTGATGGAGTCATCTTTCGTCACCCTGCTGGGCATCCTGTCGGGGCTCGGGCTGGCGATCCTGCTGTCGTACTTCCTCATAACGAGTGACGAGTTCGCGGCGACGGGGATTAAGGGGTTCTACATCCCCTGGCTGGAGCTTTCCTTTATCTGCCTTTTCGCCTACATTGCGTCGCTGGTGATGACGTTCATCCCGTCGCGGCAGGCGGCGGGCATCCCCATCGCCGAAGCGCTCCGTTACGAGTAG
- a CDS encoding ABC transporter ATP-binding protein, whose product MKDLTPNERTDGFIVEATNVVKTYNTGKVSVRALRGVTLSVTRGEIIAIMGPSGCGKTTLLNCLSGLDTIDNGRIMVDGADINRMSDNKKTEFRARRMGFVFQFYNLLPVLTAVENVELPLLVSGSSVKEARRRAMAALDQVHLADWANHRPGELSGGQRQRVTVARALVNDPAIVWGDEPTGDLDSTNAQEIMDLICELNAKRQQTFVLVTHDPNIAARAHRTVYMIDGLIVDEKRNNGQESR is encoded by the coding sequence ATGAAAGACCTCACCCCTAATGAACGTACGGACGGCTTCATCGTCGAGGCGACGAACGTCGTGAAAACGTACAACACGGGGAAGGTATCCGTCCGGGCGTTGCGTGGAGTCACGCTCTCCGTCACGCGAGGCGAGATAATCGCCATCATGGGGCCTTCCGGCTGCGGCAAGACGACGCTGCTCAACTGCCTCAGCGGCCTCGACACCATCGACAACGGACGGATCATGGTCGACGGCGCCGACATCAACCGCATGTCCGACAACAAGAAGACGGAGTTCCGAGCGCGCCGCATGGGCTTCGTCTTCCAGTTCTACAACCTGCTTCCCGTGCTGACGGCCGTTGAGAACGTCGAGTTGCCCCTCCTCGTCTCGGGGAGCAGCGTCAAAGAGGCGCGCCGGCGCGCCATGGCCGCGCTCGATCAGGTGCACCTGGCGGATTGGGCCAACCACCGCCCGGGCGAACTCTCCGGCGGCCAACGGCAACGCGTGACTGTCGCCCGCGCGCTCGTCAACGACCCCGCCATCGTCTGGGGCGACGAGCCCACCGGCGACCTCGACAGCACAAACGCCCAGGAAATAATGGACCTCATCTGCGAGCTCAACGCAAAAAGGCAGCAGACGTTCGTGCTCGTCACCCATGACCCGAACATCGCCGCCCGCGCTCATCGCACCGTCTACATGATCGACGGCCTCATCGTCGACGAAAAACGCAACAACGGCCAGGAAAGCCGCTGA
- a CDS encoding O-antigen ligase family protein: protein MRALGLVLVASVLGYYICSGMPQASEHVFPQTMALHAVTFALAAGYAVYLLARRRLPGGSPLDWPLTALLAVYFVATLASVNPQVSLENTLMLVAAVLIFYILSDIHLLGPATLQRGLMLAGMAASFWALWNVAGSYGDWLDFARATRGSFHLGDLIPPTVPKVHGVSDHPNILGMVLTLIIPFYVLAAYRAPYAWERLFWGVALLAAAWAVFLTLSRGAWVGALTGGALTAVAMAVQLAGRERQERIRELRAALRRRSLLIAAGALAAAALVAALAVVVLMRWESRPQWLFRESLSPRQDVFSAGIDMFRDFPLLGSGPGTFSLLYPEYSGEYPVHAIHAHNGLIQAAVDAGVLGLLALVLLGGFVAWMLVRTYRAGSTGDRLTVIAAGGALAGFAAHNMADAANTWKAPLIALAAVLALVVANYRAVVAERSTPANPGDPAGGRLSLPRLLPALPRVVIAIAIAGLFLLWARIDIAHHDYSQSIGYLNEGRKMEAVREARDAVSGEEGLAIYHLQLGLTEVLAFNADGPQVLLQQAIEHLQRGVELEPRGPIGHANLARALEMAGRDEEARSEALEAQRLAGADPTVLLAAAAVLEDIGAEEDAVETYAMAITRMSSLAGSSFWMASDFRREHYQEIIDGSALALNPCGKGRVLALIGEQQEALSPGAAGLVDDCALSVLGNPDNMEARVDFGEMLMALGDYDQARDHLKLAVQRQPDFGRARTALGKWYAHEGDIESARQEWILGSQLGEAESMVLLGDTYPPGQVPEKLVRRLEGLEPMWAGPVRYYEIGYVYYHMKFARESPPSTLLPGDWQTAMPREYTITMAALQRWRTAR, encoded by the coding sequence GTGCGGGCCTTGGGCCTCGTCCTGGTCGCGTCTGTGCTCGGCTACTACATCTGCAGCGGCATGCCCCAGGCAAGCGAGCACGTATTCCCTCAGACGATGGCCTTGCACGCCGTCACATTCGCCCTTGCGGCTGGCTACGCCGTCTATCTGCTGGCGCGGCGCCGGCTGCCCGGGGGCTCGCCCCTCGACTGGCCGCTGACAGCCCTCCTCGCCGTCTACTTTGTCGCCACGCTCGCCTCGGTCAATCCCCAGGTAAGCCTGGAGAATACGCTGATGCTGGTGGCGGCGGTGCTCATCTTCTACATCCTGAGTGATATACATCTGTTGGGTCCGGCCACGCTGCAGCGCGGGCTAATGCTGGCAGGGATGGCGGCCTCCTTCTGGGCGCTCTGGAACGTCGCCGGCAGCTACGGCGACTGGCTCGATTTCGCCCGCGCCACCCGCGGCTCCTTCCACCTCGGCGACCTGATCCCCCCCACGGTGCCGAAGGTGCACGGCGTGAGCGACCACCCGAACATCCTGGGCATGGTGCTAACGTTAATCATCCCCTTCTACGTTCTTGCCGCCTATCGGGCGCCCTACGCGTGGGAGCGGCTCTTCTGGGGAGTCGCCCTGCTGGCAGCCGCCTGGGCAGTGTTCCTCACTCTTTCGAGAGGCGCCTGGGTGGGCGCTCTGACAGGGGGAGCGCTGACGGCCGTGGCAATGGCCGTTCAATTGGCCGGGCGGGAGCGGCAGGAGCGCATCCGTGAGCTGCGCGCTGCCCTGCGACGGCGCTCGCTCCTGATCGCAGCCGGGGCGTTGGCGGCGGCAGCCCTCGTCGCTGCGCTTGCTGTCGTCGTGCTCATGCGTTGGGAATCGCGGCCTCAGTGGTTGTTCCGCGAGTCCCTTTCCCCCCGGCAGGACGTCTTCTCCGCCGGAATCGACATGTTCCGCGACTTCCCTCTGCTTGGAAGCGGCCCCGGCACGTTCAGCCTCCTCTACCCTGAATACAGCGGCGAGTACCCCGTTCACGCCATTCACGCCCACAACGGTCTGATCCAGGCCGCCGTCGACGCCGGCGTCCTCGGCCTGCTCGCTCTCGTTCTTCTCGGCGGCTTCGTCGCCTGGATGCTCGTCCGGACGTACCGCGCGGGCTCGACGGGCGACAGGCTGACGGTGATTGCTGCCGGCGGCGCGCTCGCCGGCTTTGCGGCCCATAACATGGCCGACGCCGCCAACACCTGGAAGGCGCCGCTGATCGCGCTTGCCGCCGTGCTGGCCCTTGTCGTCGCAAACTACCGCGCGGTCGTCGCCGAGCGCAGCACTCCTGCCAACCCGGGCGATCCCGCCGGCGGCCGCCTGTCGCTGCCCCGGCTGCTGCCCGCGCTCCCCCGCGTCGTCATTGCCATCGCCATTGCCGGTCTTTTCCTCCTCTGGGCCCGCATCGACATTGCGCACCATGACTACTCGCAGAGCATCGGGTACCTGAACGAGGGCCGCAAGATGGAAGCGGTGCGTGAGGCGCGCGACGCGGTCTCAGGCGAGGAGGGACTCGCCATCTACCACCTGCAGCTCGGCCTCACGGAGGTCCTCGCCTTCAACGCCGACGGGCCGCAGGTCCTGCTCCAGCAGGCGATCGAGCATCTTCAACGAGGGGTCGAGCTGGAGCCGCGCGGACCGATCGGGCACGCCAACCTGGCGAGGGCGCTGGAGATGGCGGGACGAGACGAGGAGGCGCGAAGCGAGGCGCTGGAAGCGCAAAGACTCGCCGGCGCCGACCCGACGGTGCTGCTGGCCGCCGCCGCCGTTCTTGAGGACATCGGCGCGGAGGAAGACGCCGTCGAGACCTACGCCATGGCCATCACCCGCATGTCCTCGCTCGCGGGATCCAGCTTCTGGATGGCCTCCGACTTCCGGCGCGAACACTACCAGGAGATCATCGACGGGTCGGCCCTCGCGTTGAACCCGTGCGGCAAAGGGAGGGTGCTGGCGCTGATCGGCGAGCAGCAGGAGGCGCTATCGCCGGGCGCCGCCGGCCTAGTCGACGACTGCGCCCTTTCCGTGCTCGGCAACCCCGACAACATGGAGGCGCGGGTAGACTTCGGCGAGATGCTCATGGCCCTCGGCGACTACGACCAGGCCCGCGACCACCTCAAGCTCGCGGTGCAGCGCCAGCCCGACTTCGGCCGCGCCCGCACCGCCCTCGGAAAGTGGTACGCTCATGAGGGCGACATCGAGAGCGCGCGGCAAGAGTGGATCCTGGGTTCGCAACTGGGAGAAGCGGAATCGATGGTGCTGCTGGGCGACACCTATCCCCCGGGGCAGGTGCCGGAAAAACTTGTCCGACGGCTCGAGGGACTGGAGCCCATGTGGGCCGGCCCCGTCCGCTACTACGAGATCGGCTACGTCTACTATCACATGAAGTTCGCGCGCGAGTCCCCGCCCTCAACTCTCCTTCCCGGCGACTGGCAGACGGCCATGCCCCGCGAGTACACCATCACCATGGCGGCGCTCCAACGGTGGCGGACGGCCCGCTAG
- a CDS encoding N-acetylmuramoyl-L-alanine amidase: protein MRLKARFSILAGCSLAIAVSLFTASIVAARARPSEEPPFPLAQEEPAAAANATAPPAVEREDETPPVERGEPQKVFPVPEEAVASTQARAMAGESLVPRRPTPAPRRPTIILDPGHGRGDPGAVHHAPGGEVDLTEAESNLAIAEHLRRLLEEKGFDVYMTRAGDGKPLGPRPLAHALISADLMARVRLAQSVESDLFVSVHSNGSVNPNQAGVEMWYCGEHQFGKESARLAELALDAAMTGLRDYGYEAVRRGVQEDASVHRSEGFCQFLVTREVDTPAILTELLFLTNDADAAALKDDRAREAMAIRLADAIEQFLREEGKLPPS, encoded by the coding sequence GTGCGATTGAAAGCGCGCTTCAGCATTCTGGCTGGTTGCTCGCTGGCCATTGCGGTAAGCCTCTTCACGGCTTCGATCGTGGCGGCGCGCGCCCGGCCATCGGAAGAACCACCTTTTCCGTTAGCGCAAGAGGAGCCGGCGGCAGCAGCGAACGCCACAGCCCCGCCGGCCGTCGAGCGCGAAGACGAGACGCCTCCGGTTGAGCGCGGCGAGCCGCAAAAGGTGTTTCCCGTGCCGGAAGAGGCTGTCGCTTCCACGCAAGCCCGGGCGATGGCGGGAGAATCACTCGTGCCGCGGCGTCCCACGCCGGCGCCCCGACGCCCCACGATCATCCTCGACCCCGGGCACGGCCGCGGGGACCCGGGAGCCGTGCACCACGCGCCGGGCGGCGAGGTCGACCTCACGGAGGCGGAATCCAACCTGGCAATCGCCGAGCATCTTCGTCGGCTGCTGGAGGAAAAGGGCTTCGACGTCTACATGACCCGCGCCGGCGACGGAAAGCCGCTGGGGCCGCGACCGCTCGCCCACGCGCTCATCTCCGCCGACCTCATGGCCCGCGTCCGCCTTGCCCAATCGGTGGAGAGCGACCTCTTCGTATCGGTGCACAGCAACGGTTCCGTCAATCCGAACCAGGCGGGCGTCGAGATGTGGTACTGCGGGGAGCACCAGTTCGGAAAGGAGAGCGCGCGTCTGGCCGAGTTGGCGCTGGATGCGGCGATGACCGGACTGCGCGATTACGGGTACGAGGCGGTGCGCCGCGGGGTGCAGGAGGACGCTTCCGTTCACCGCTCCGAAGGGTTCTGCCAGTTCCTCGTCACCCGCGAAGTCGACACGCCGGCGATCCTTACCGAGCTGCTCTTCCTCACGAACGACGCCGACGCCGCCGCGCTCAAAGACGACCGCGCCCGCGAGGCGATGGCTATCCGGCTTGCGGACGCCATCGAGCAGTTCCTGCGCGAGGAAGGTAAGCTGCCGCCGTCGTAG